The sequence below is a genomic window from Blastopirellula retiformator.
GAGCTGACGGGCAGAAAAAAGTGCGGCTCGAGTCCACTACGATTAAAAAAATGAAACGGTCCGGTCCAGTCGTGCCGTTGGTTGGCTAGGGGACGCGAATGGCGAGGCATCATGTTGCGATGCGACCCGCCCGGCGAAACCGGACGGGGCACCCTGGACTTAAAAAAACGAAACGGTCCGGTCCAGTCGTGCGGTTGATTGGTTAAGGGGACGCGAATGGTGAGGCATCATGTTGCGATGCGACCAGTCCGGGGAAACCGGACGGGGCACCCTGGACTTAAAAAAACGAAACGGTCCGATCCAGTCGATTGCAACTGATCGTCTCGATGGGCCGCGTGTGGTTGCTTGCGTGCGGATTGCCTCGGGTTCGTGAAGAGAGAGGATTGGCGCCGGCGCATGAAAAAAGCTCGCTGGAGCGAGCTTTAAGTACCCCCTAGGGGAGTCGAACCCCTGTTTTTGGACTGAGAATCCAACGTCCTGGGCCACTAGACGAAGGGGGCGTACTTATCAGGTTGTGTGGTCGTTGGGCCGAGGCCCAACTGGCGGCGAGCGAAGAGGTTAGCTCTTTGCAGAGCCTAGCTTGCCTTGGGGCGGCTGGAAGGCCGCTCCCTGGTTGGATCGTCATTTGGCCCTTTTCGGCTCTACTTTTGCCAGCAAAGGACAGGTTAACGAAGGTTTCATGATTTTAATGGCGGCGGAAAACCAGTCAACGGGGCAGGAGGGCCCTGGGGGCCAATGACGAAATCCGAATGTCGAATGAAAGACCCGTATCGCCGCGACTTTCCGTCATTAGACATTTGGCCTTAGTCATTGGACATTTCCTTCCTAGGCGATGATGCTGTCGACGACGTGGCCGTGGATGTCAGTCAGGCGGAAGTCGCGGCCGGCGTAGCGGTAGGTTAGTTTTTCGTGGTCAAAGCCCATCAGCTTCATGATGGTGGCGTGCAGGTCGTGGACGTGGACCTTGTCTTCGACCGCGGCGAAGCCGAACTCGTCGGTAGCGCCATGGACGTGGCCTCCTTTGACGCCGCCGCCAGCCATCCAGGCAGTGAAGCCGTAGTGGTTGTGGTCGCGGCCGTTGATCTTGCCGGCGTTGGAGCCTTCCTTCGGCATTTCGACGGTCGGCGTACGACCGAACTCGCCGCTGCACAGGACGAGCGTCTCCTCGAGCATGCCGCTTTGCTTCAGGTCTTTCAGCAGGGCGGCGATGCCTTGGTCGCACTCCTTGGCCAGGCGGCGATGGTTGACTTCGATGTCGTCATGGTTGTCCCACGGTTGACCTTTGCCGTGCCACAGCTGCACGAAGCGGACGCCGCGCTCGACCAGGCGGCGGGCGATCAGCAGTTGGCGAGCCTGGGTACCGGGGCCATACATGTCGAGAACCCGCTTCGGTTCGCGAGAAACGTCAAACGCCTCGGCGGCTTCGGTTTGCATGCGGAAGGCGAGCTCAAACGATTGGATCCGCGATTCCAGCTGCGGGTCGTCGCCGCGGGCCGCTTGATGCTGGGCGTTGAGTTGGCGAAGCAGTTCGAGCTGGCGCACCTGGGCGTTGTGATCCATCCGCTGGTTGCGGACGTTGGCGATCAGCTTTTCGAGGTCGGTGTTTTTGGTGTCGACGTAGGTTCCCTGGAAAACGCCAGGCAGGAAACCGGCCTGCCAGTTTTGCGACTCCTGGATTGGATAGCCGCCGGGGCACATTGAGATAAAGGCCGGCAGGTTCTGGTTTTCGGTACCGAGGCCATAGACGAGCCACGAACCGAGACTGGGCCGCGGCAGTCGGGCTTCACCGCAGTTCATCAGCAGCAGCGAGGGCTCGTGATTGGGGACGTTGGCGTGCATCGAGCGGACGAAGCAGATATCGTCGACGCACTCGCCGAGATTCGAGAAGATCTCGCTCACCTCGATGCCGCTCTTGCCATACTTTTTGAACTTGTAGGGAGAGGGAAGGGCAACGCCGGTCGGGCGTTCGGTCTTCAGTTTGACGGGGATCTCTTTGCCGGCCCACTCGGCCAGTTTCGGCTTGGGATCGAACGTGTCGACATGCGACGGACCGCCGTTGAGGAAGATGTGAATCACATGCTTCGCTTTGACCGGAAAGTGGGGCTGCTTCGGCAGCAGCGGATTGGCGGGCGCGGCTTGAGCGGGAGAGCCAAACATCGAACCGAGCGCGAGCGAACCAAGCCCCATGCCGGTCAGCGAAAGCATGCTGCGGCGGTTGAGCAGGTCACGATTGGGCGAGCTAATCCAGTTGTCCATAATTCTCTCGGCAAGCGCACAAAGCGCGGCTATTTCGACGGGGCGTTAGTCGACAAAATGAAACTCATTGGAAACCAGCAGCACCTGGCTCAGCTGCGTCCAGGCGTCGACCGGTCGTTGGGTGTTGAAGTCGGAGGCGCTGTTCCAGGCGCGGACCTGGTCTCCCCGCATCACCAGGTTGACGGTCCATTCAAAGCTGTCGTGGGCGATCGAATCGCCCGACTCGCAGACGAAGTCGATCACGTCTCCTTGCTTGACGGCGACGCTGGCGACGTTGGTTGGGGGACTGCTGTTGTGCCCCTTCCAATTGCCGACCGGCCCGGCGGGACCGATGATCGAGACGAAAACGCCGTCTCCTTCTTTCTTCTTGTGACGCAAGGTTCCTTCAATCGAAACCTCGCCGGCGACCGGGGCGACCCAGCGACGAATCGCGGCCGCCTTCAAACCGCCGGGGTGTCCGCCGTTGGCCTTCAAGCTCGACCAGCCGGCAACCTTGTTGGGCAGTTCGGCGTCGGCCTGCCACGTTTTGCCATCGACCGAAACGTGCGAGTAAGGCGTGAACTTGTCGACCTTGCCGGTTTCGGCGTCGCGGCTGCCGTAGCCATACAGCCACGGCGTGGCGGGCTTCGGGTCGGCAGGAGCGTTACTGACAAACTTGGCGGCGAGGGTCAGCTCTTCTTCGCTGGGGTTGCGGCCCAGGGCTTGCTGATACAGTTGCGTGATCCGTTGGCGCGGATCGGCGATGTTGGCCGAGTCGCGGGCCAGCTTTTCGGCCTGGTTAAGCACGAACGAACTGTTGAGCATGAACAAGGCCTGCTGCGGCACGCTGGTCTCAGGACGAACCGGGCAGTGCGAGTCAGGGCCGGCGAAGTCGAACGTGCGGAACATGCCAGGCAGGTTCTGGCGATCGACGTGGCCGTAAATGGTGCGCCGCGGGGGCGATGGGTTGGCGGTGATGTCGACCGCGGGACCGCCGATCGTTTCGTCGAGCGAACCGGTCGCCACCAACAGGCTATCGCGCGAGGCCTCGAAATCGAGCCGGCGACGATTCATCCGCCAGAGGAAAATGTTGGTCGGGTCGATGGCGCGGCATTCAGCGCGATCGGCGCTCGCTTGTTGATAGGTCGCGGTCAGCACCAGGCGGCGGATCAGGCGTTTGACCGACCAGCCATCCTGCATGAACTCGACCGCCATGTCGTCGAGCAACTCGGGATGGCTCGGCAGTTCTCCCTGCACGCCAAAGTCGCTCGGCGTGGTGACCAGGCCTTCGCCAAACAGATGCCCCCAAACGCGATTCACGAAAACGCGAGCCGTCAGCGGATTGTCGGTCGAGGCGATCGCGCGAGCCAACTGCAGGCGGCCGCTGCCGTCGGTCAGCGGCATCGGCTTGTCTTCTTCCGTCAGCACCGAAAGGAACTGTCGCTTGGCGACTTCGCCATGGTTGCCAGGCTGACCCCGCTTGAAGATGCGAACGTTGTGCGGCTTCTCGTCGTGCAAGATCGGCGGCATCCCTTCGGGCGTCTCTTCTTTGGTGCTGTTAAGCACGCCGTACATGCTGTAGTAGTCGGCTTGGCTGATCGGATCAAACTTGTGATCGTGGCAACGGGCACAAGCGACGGTCAGCCCCAAAAAACCGCGCGAGACGACATCGATGCGATCATCGAGGATGTCATGCTTGCGATTGAGGAAGCGGCGACCGAGGGTCAGGTAACCGAGCGCCTCGAGATGCTGCTCCGCTTCGGGCAAGCGGTCGGCGGCCAGTTGCTGTTGGACAAACTTGTTAAACGGCAGGTCTGCGTTCAGCGAGGCGACGACCCAGTCGCGATACTTGTAGGCGCCGGCGTAGGCGCGATCTTCCTGAAAGACGTAACCCTTGGTGTCGGCATAGCGAGCAACGTCGAGCCAATGGCGAGCCCAACGTTCGCCAAAGTGGGGCGACGCGAGCAGTTGATCGACCAGCTTCTCGGTCG
It includes:
- a CDS encoding DUF1501 domain-containing protein; this encodes MDNWISSPNRDLLNRRSMLSLTGMGLGSLALGSMFGSPAQAAPANPLLPKQPHFPVKAKHVIHIFLNGGPSHVDTFDPKPKLAEWAGKEIPVKLKTERPTGVALPSPYKFKKYGKSGIEVSEIFSNLGECVDDICFVRSMHANVPNHEPSLLLMNCGEARLPRPSLGSWLVYGLGTENQNLPAFISMCPGGYPIQESQNWQAGFLPGVFQGTYVDTKNTDLEKLIANVRNQRMDHNAQVRQLELLRQLNAQHQAARGDDPQLESRIQSFELAFRMQTEAAEAFDVSREPKRVLDMYGPGTQARQLLIARRLVERGVRFVQLWHGKGQPWDNHDDIEVNHRRLAKECDQGIAALLKDLKQSGMLEETLVLCSGEFGRTPTVEMPKEGSNAGKINGRDHNHYGFTAWMAGGGVKGGHVHGATDEFGFAAVEDKVHVHDLHATIMKLMGFDHEKLTYRYAGRDFRLTDIHGHVVDSIIA
- a CDS encoding PSD1 and planctomycete cytochrome C domain-containing protein — translated: MRRTWLWMPLIISLFASTAALSEEAKPAHADFTPEQIQFFENKVAPLLTKHCNECHSADSRKVEGGLILDNRASILAGGDSGPAVEPGSLDESILIEAVRYDEFGYQMPPKGKMSDEEIAIFEKWVADGMADPRGGEAITYVEKDPRDFWSFKHPQRHDPPQVKQADWPHSGVDNFILAKQEEKGLSPSPAADKQVLVRRLYFDLTGLPPTKEQIDAYVNDQDPKATEKLVDQLLASPHFGERWARHWLDVARYADTKGYVFQEDRAYAGAYKYRDWVVASLNADLPFNKFVQQQLAADRLPEAEQHLEALGYLTLGRRFLNRKHDILDDRIDVVSRGFLGLTVACARCHDHKFDPISQADYYSMYGVLNSTKEETPEGMPPILHDEKPHNVRIFKRGQPGNHGEVAKRQFLSVLTEEDKPMPLTDGSGRLQLARAIASTDNPLTARVFVNRVWGHLFGEGLVTTPSDFGVQGELPSHPELLDDMAVEFMQDGWSVKRLIRRLVLTATYQQASADRAECRAIDPTNIFLWRMNRRRLDFEASRDSLLVATGSLDETIGGPAVDITANPSPPRRTIYGHVDRQNLPGMFRTFDFAGPDSHCPVRPETSVPQQALFMLNSSFVLNQAEKLARDSANIADPRQRITQLYQQALGRNPSEEELTLAAKFVSNAPADPKPATPWLYGYGSRDAETGKVDKFTPYSHVSVDGKTWQADAELPNKVAGWSSLKANGGHPGGLKAAAIRRWVAPVAGEVSIEGTLRHKKKEGDGVFVSIIGPAGPVGNWKGHNSSPPTNVASVAVKQGDVIDFVCESGDSIAHDSFEWTVNLVMRGDQVRAWNSASDFNTQRPVDAWTQLSQVLLVSNEFHFVD